One part of the Nostoc sp. PCC 7120 = FACHB-418 genome encodes these proteins:
- a CDS encoding calcium-binding protein, translating to MANTAPLLNNTGNLTLFSIIEDLIPTTNVGTLVSDIIGNAISDPDASALKGIAVTFVDNSNGTWEYTLNNGTSWTTFGTPSLTAARLLPSNANTKIRFHPNANFSGTADINFYAWDQTTGTSGSTANILAGKGGTTAFSTNYEGASITVTPVNDTAPTLNAGSPTLPTINEDAPLISNKGSLLADLVRGLISDSDPDYQGIAVTGADNNNGSWQYSLDGGVNWLNFGNASDNSATLLLPSIRLYDGSLGSLPTSQGWLKFGASPPVFPLFPVGGTQSLITGGIQLNSSSIGSSGYSNYNSYAPILFNQAFPELDPVKGFTISFDVKINGETHTSDDNGDGIQDRAGFSVIVVTSDKTKAIELGFWTDEIWAQTASPLFTHSTTERAFRNTTTAVTRYHLVVENNTYKLFAPDSSTPILSGNLRDYSAFNHSTAAPSPITSLPFDPYETPNFLFLGDNTTSAQASSNLTQVELQTNTRVRFVPNADYNGQANLTFRAWDGSNGVAGGTTGVNAAVNGNATAFSSNTLTASITVSPINNPIQGTTGLDKLYGTANEDIINGNEGNDYLFGRAGNDTLDGGEGNDYLFGGTGNDTLDGGEGSDLLYGNEDNDIINGGVGNDNLDGGTGDDILRGGTGNDIYTVDTVGDVIEENPNEGTDKVNSYISWTLGANLENLTLLGNTIIDGTGNELDNHIIGNNAVNRLEGGDGNDWLIGKDGNDILIGGNGNDRLNGETGEDTLEGGLGNDVYEIDSVGDVIIEAADAGIDTVISSVDWTLGVNLENLTLVGNQATLGIGNDLDNRITGNNADNVLFGEAGNDILNGGAGNDELFGSDGNDILNGGAGNDELFGSDGNDILNGGAGNDELFGGAGNDILNGGTGADSFSFGNPGNPFNNSDFGIDTVADFAVGVDDIKLDKVSFSALTSVVGNGFSVGGEFASVSNDTLAAISNGLIVYSLGSGRLFYNQNGSADGLGSGAHFATLSGAPTLTANNFVIF from the coding sequence ATGGCTAACACCGCACCTCTACTGAACAATACAGGTAATCTCACATTATTTTCTATTATCGAAGACCTAATTCCTACTACCAACGTTGGCACTCTAGTTTCTGATATTATTGGCAACGCTATCAGTGACCCAGATGCTAGTGCGTTAAAAGGCATCGCTGTTACCTTTGTCGATAACAGTAACGGTACTTGGGAATATACCCTGAATAATGGAACTAGCTGGACTACCTTTGGAACACCATCTTTAACCGCAGCACGGTTACTACCGTCAAATGCCAATACTAAAATCCGCTTTCACCCCAATGCTAACTTTAGCGGTACTGCCGATATTAACTTCTACGCTTGGGATCAAACAACAGGTACATCGGGTAGCACAGCAAATATTTTGGCTGGTAAAGGTGGAACAACTGCCTTCAGTACAAACTATGAAGGAGCCTCTATTACCGTTACCCCTGTTAACGACACAGCACCAACCCTTAACGCTGGGAGTCCCACTCTACCAACTATTAATGAGGATGCACCCCTTATCAGTAACAAGGGTAGCTTACTTGCTGACCTAGTAAGAGGCTTAATTAGCGACAGTGACCCAGACTACCAAGGAATTGCAGTCACCGGAGCAGATAACAACAACGGTAGTTGGCAATATTCTCTTGATGGCGGTGTCAATTGGCTCAATTTTGGTAATGCTTCTGATAACTCAGCTACATTACTACTTCCTAGTATCAGACTCTATGATGGCTCGTTAGGTAGTTTACCCACTTCCCAAGGTTGGCTCAAGTTTGGCGCTTCGCCTCCTGTTTTTCCGTTGTTCCCCGTGGGTGGTACTCAGTCTCTAATTACTGGTGGAATTCAATTAAACAGTTCGTCAATTGGGTCATCTGGCTACAGTAATTACAATAGTTACGCCCCAATTCTATTTAACCAGGCTTTTCCTGAGCTTGATCCTGTGAAAGGCTTCACTATTAGTTTTGATGTGAAAATTAACGGTGAAACTCACACCAGTGATGATAATGGTGATGGCATTCAAGACCGTGCGGGATTTAGTGTCATTGTTGTCACTAGTGACAAAACCAAAGCAATTGAACTAGGCTTCTGGACAGATGAAATTTGGGCGCAGACAGCTAGTCCATTGTTTACTCATAGCACCACAGAACGAGCATTTAGAAACACAACCACAGCAGTCACCCGTTATCATCTGGTAGTTGAAAATAACACTTACAAGCTGTTTGCTCCAGATTCATCTACGCCTATTTTAAGTGGGAATCTCCGTGATTACAGCGCATTCAACCACTCCACTGCTGCACCTTCCCCAATCACTTCTTTACCTTTTGACCCTTACGAAACACCCAATTTCCTTTTCCTCGGTGACAATACAACCTCTGCTCAAGCTTCTAGCAACCTTACACAGGTGGAACTGCAAACAAATACTAGAGTCAGGTTTGTCCCCAATGCTGACTACAATGGCCAAGCTAATCTGACCTTCCGTGCTTGGGATGGTTCCAATGGAGTAGCTGGTGGCACTACAGGAGTAAACGCTGCGGTTAATGGCAATGCCACAGCCTTTAGTAGTAATACTCTAACTGCCAGCATCACAGTTAGCCCCATCAACAATCCTATCCAAGGTACAACAGGACTAGACAAACTCTACGGCACAGCCAACGAAGATATCATTAACGGCAACGAAGGTAACGACTACCTATTTGGACGAGCGGGTAACGATACCTTAGATGGTGGCGAAGGTAACGATTACCTATTTGGTGGCACAGGCAACGACACCTTAGATGGTGGCGAAGGTTCAGACCTCCTCTACGGCAACGAAGATAACGACATCATTAATGGTGGAGTAGGCAACGACAACCTCGATGGCGGCACAGGTGATGACATCTTAAGGGGTGGTACAGGTAACGATATCTACACAGTAGATACTGTAGGTGATGTAATCGAAGAAAACCCCAATGAAGGCACAGATAAAGTCAACTCTTACATCAGTTGGACATTGGGAGCTAACTTAGAAAATCTTACCCTCTTGGGTAACACTATCATTGATGGCACAGGCAATGAACTAGATAATCACATTATTGGTAACAATGCCGTCAATCGCTTAGAAGGCGGTGACGGCAATGACTGGTTAATCGGTAAAGATGGTAACGATATCCTGATTGGCGGTAATGGTAATGACCGACTCAATGGCGAGACTGGTGAGGATACATTAGAAGGTGGTTTAGGTAACGACGTTTATGAAATTGATAGTGTAGGCGACGTAATTATTGAAGCCGCAGATGCAGGAATAGATACAGTCATCTCATCGGTAGATTGGACTTTAGGGGTGAATCTGGAAAACTTGACTTTGGTGGGTAATCAAGCCACATTAGGCATAGGCAATGATCTGGATAACCGCATTACTGGTAATAATGCTGATAATGTCTTGTTTGGTGAAGCTGGTAATGACATCCTGAATGGTGGTGCTGGTAACGATGAGTTGTTTGGTAGTGATGGTAATGACATCCTGAATGGCGGTGCTGGCAACGATGAGTTGTTTGGTAGTGATGGTAATGACATCCTGAATGGTGGTGCTGGCAACGATGAGTTGTTTGGTGGTGCTGGTAATGACATCCTGAATGGTGGTACTGGTGCTGATTCCTTCAGTTTTGGTAATCCGGGTAATCCCTTCAACAATAGTGATTTTGGTATAGATACTGTTGCTGATTTTGCAGTTGGTGTGGATGACATTAAGTTAGATAAGGTCAGCTTCTCCGCTCTAACTAGTGTGGTTGGCAATGGTTTTAGTGTAGGTGGTGAGTTTGCCAGTGTCAGTAACGATACATTGGCGGCAATTAGCAATGGGTTGATTGTTTACAGTTTAGGTAGTGGTCGCTTGTTCTATAACCAAAATGGTAGTGCTGATGGTTTGGGTTCTGGCGCTCACTTTGCTACACTCTCCGGCGCTCCCACTCTCACTGCTAATAATTTCGTGATTTTTTAG
- a CDS encoding SRPBCC family protein translates to MLHFQHTSIINAPPEVVWKFHERPDILQLLTPPWQPVRVVRREGGLEVGAITEFKLFLGPVPLTWLARHTECDKYRLFTDTQISGPFESWIHRHQFQPENGKTKLIDDVSYVMPGGETIEFIGGWLIQAQLEAMFRYRHYVTKRECE, encoded by the coding sequence ATGCTGCACTTTCAACATACCTCAATCATTAATGCGCCACCAGAAGTAGTTTGGAAATTCCATGAAAGACCGGATATTTTGCAACTGCTGACTCCACCTTGGCAACCAGTACGAGTCGTTCGCCGAGAGGGAGGATTAGAAGTAGGAGCAATCACAGAATTTAAATTATTTCTAGGCCCTGTACCGTTAACTTGGTTAGCCCGTCACACTGAGTGCGACAAATATCGCTTGTTTACCGATACCCAAATATCCGGGCCTTTTGAATCTTGGATACATCGCCATCAATTTCAGCCAGAAAATGGTAAAACCAAGCTGATTGATGATGTTTCCTACGTTATGCCTGGTGGCGAGACAATAGAATTTATCGGCGGTTGGCTAATACAAGCACAACTGGAAGCTATGTTTCGCTACCGTCACTATGTCACAAAACGCGAGTGTGAATAG
- a CDS encoding CPXCG motif-containing cysteine-rich protein, whose protein sequence is MQNTAEFYCAYCGEPNLTFIDLSAGGQQSYIEDCQVCCRPNILYVRVDEDTLDIEIDTEYEG, encoded by the coding sequence ATGCAAAATACAGCTGAATTTTACTGTGCTTATTGTGGTGAACCAAACTTAACCTTTATTGACTTGAGTGCTGGTGGACAGCAATCTTATATTGAAGATTGTCAGGTTTGTTGTCGCCCCAATATCTTATATGTGCGGGTTGATGAAGATACCCTAGACATCGAAATTGATACAGAATATGAAGGTTGA
- a CDS encoding B12-binding domain-containing radical SAM protein: protein MTSSFFSAERLLFTPTTPETNAIPLIFAFPNEYTVGITSLGYQVVWATLAMRSDVQVSRLFTDTYEPLPREPEIVGFSISWELDYVNILNLLESLQIPIRASLRDDSHPIVFGGGPVLTANPEPFAEFFDVILLGDGENLLGNLIEAYKEVRNASRQTQLQALAQIPGIYVPSLYVVEYEAVDGGISSIKPISLEVPPVVQKQTYRGNTLSASTVVTEKAAWENIFMVEVVRSCPEMCRFCMASYLTLPFRTASLEGSLIPAIEKGLQVTNRLGLLGASVTQHPEFETLLDYISQPKYEDVRLSIASVRTNTVTEQLAKTLAKRDTRSLTIAVESGSEKVRQIINKKLHNDEIIQAAINAKAGGLTALKLYGMVGLPGETPEDLDATVAMMRSIKKAAPGLRLTLGCSTFVPKAHTPFQWYGVNKQAEKRLQSLQKQLKPQGIDFRPESYNWSIIQALISRGDRRISQLLELTRDFGDSLGSYKRAFKQLKGQIPDLEFYVHSDWSTEQILPWSHLQGPLPQSTLLKHLAEATSHFHKELQPLN, encoded by the coding sequence GTGACATCTTCTTTCTTTAGCGCTGAACGCCTGTTATTTACTCCTACTACACCAGAAACCAACGCCATACCACTGATATTTGCTTTTCCCAATGAGTACACGGTGGGTATCACTAGTTTGGGCTATCAGGTAGTATGGGCGACTTTGGCAATGCGTAGCGATGTGCAGGTGAGTCGTTTATTTACTGATACTTACGAACCACTTCCTAGAGAACCAGAAATTGTCGGCTTTTCTATTTCTTGGGAGTTGGATTATGTCAACATTTTAAATCTATTGGAATCTTTACAAATTCCCATTCGCGCCAGTTTGCGTGATGATTCCCATCCCATAGTTTTTGGTGGTGGCCCTGTTCTCACGGCGAACCCCGAACCTTTTGCCGAATTTTTTGATGTAATTTTGCTGGGTGATGGGGAAAATCTGCTGGGTAATTTGATTGAGGCTTATAAAGAAGTCAGGAATGCTTCTAGGCAAACTCAACTGCAAGCACTTGCACAAATACCAGGAATTTATGTTCCGAGTTTGTATGTAGTCGAGTATGAAGCAGTAGATGGGGGTATAAGTTCGATTAAGCCAATTTCCTTGGAAGTTCCCCCAGTAGTGCAGAAGCAGACTTATCGAGGAAACACCCTGTCAGCTTCGACTGTAGTCACAGAAAAAGCCGCCTGGGAAAATATTTTCATGGTGGAGGTGGTGCGGAGTTGTCCAGAAATGTGCCGCTTCTGTATGGCAAGTTATCTAACTTTACCTTTTAGGACTGCTAGTTTGGAAGGCTCCTTAATTCCAGCGATTGAGAAAGGTTTACAAGTGACAAATCGGTTGGGGTTATTGGGTGCATCTGTAACTCAGCATCCAGAATTTGAGACGTTGCTAGATTATATTAGTCAGCCAAAGTATGAAGATGTCCGGCTGAGTATCGCTTCGGTGCGGACGAATACGGTAACAGAACAGTTAGCTAAAACTTTAGCCAAACGAGACACGCGATCGCTTACTATTGCAGTAGAAAGTGGTTCGGAAAAAGTCCGCCAAATCATCAACAAAAAGCTACACAACGACGAAATCATCCAAGCCGCCATCAATGCTAAAGCCGGCGGTTTGACAGCCTTGAAACTCTACGGCATGGTGGGACTACCAGGAGAAACACCAGAAGATTTAGACGCAACGGTGGCCATGATGCGTAGTATCAAAAAAGCTGCCCCAGGACTGCGTTTAACATTGGGTTGTAGTACCTTCGTGCCGAAAGCCCATACACCATTTCAATGGTATGGGGTCAATAAGCAAGCAGAAAAGCGGTTACAGTCTTTGCAGAAACAGTTAAAACCCCAAGGGATAGATTTTCGCCCAGAAAGCTATAATTGGTCTATCATACAGGCTTTGATCTCCAGAGGCGATCGCCGCATCTCTCAACTTCTGGAACTTACCCGCGACTTTGGCGACTCCTTGGGTAGTTACAAACGTGCATTTAAGCAACTCAAAGGGCAAATCCCCGACCTAGAATTTTACGTCCATAGTGATTGGTCAACTGAGCAAATATTACCTTGGAGCCACTTGCAAGGGCCTTTGCCACAGTCTACACTACTAAAGCATTTGGCTGAAGCAACTAGTCATTTTCACAAAGAACTACAGCCATTAAATTAG
- a CDS encoding SemiSWEET family sugar transporter: protein MDFVTVLGFAAALLTTFSFLPQMIKTWQSKSAKDVSFIMLIFFNTGIFLWLIYGIILQQLPVIFANATTLVFNMIILWLKIKYR from the coding sequence ATGGATTTTGTGACAGTTCTAGGTTTCGCTGCCGCTTTATTAACTACTTTTTCATTTTTGCCACAGATGATTAAAACATGGCAAAGTAAATCAGCTAAAGATGTATCTTTTATTATGCTGATATTCTTTAATACTGGTATTTTCTTATGGCTAATCTATGGAATTATTCTGCAACAATTACCTGTTATCTTTGCTAATGCTACTACATTAGTTTTTAACATGATAATTCTATGGCTTAAAATTAAATATAGATAG